In Nothobranchius furzeri strain GRZ-AD chromosome 19, NfurGRZ-RIMD1, whole genome shotgun sequence, the following are encoded in one genomic region:
- the LOC139064281 gene encoding collagen alpha-1(V) chain-like, producing the protein MGERGHPGPPGPPGEQGLSGPSGKEGTKGDPGPPGGPGKDGPPGLRGFPGERGLPGTPGGGGLKGSEGPAGPPGPAGSPGERGSAGTTGPVGPPGRPGPQGPPGQAGEKGVPGEKGPIGPAGRDGVQGPVGLPGPAGSPGVPGEDGDKGEVGEHGQKGAKGGKGEHGPPGPPGPNGPVGQPGPAGADGELGPRGQQGPFGAKGDEGTRGFPGAPGPIGLQGLPGPSGEKGETGDIGPLGPPGPPGPRGPAGPNGADGPQGPPGGLGNPGPLGEKGEPGEAGAPGVVGEPGKKGLRGERGEKGEAGQPGTAGPAGGRGRPGDDGPKGNPGPVGSPGDPGAPGEVGPRGQDGAKGERGEDGEAGESGSPGPPGENGPPGPPGKRGPAGTRGPEGRQGEKGTKGDPGAVGPPGKTGPVGPQGQPGKPGTEGLRGLPGSVGEQGSPGSAGQTGPPGPIGPPGLPGLRGDPGAKGEKGHQGLIGLIGPSGEQGEKGDRGMPGPHGSTGPKGEPGMAGGTGPLGPAGPPGLPGPQGVKGAKGSSGGAGPKGEKGVQGPPGPPGPPGEAIQPLPILRSPKTKRSIDASQLLPEFDPDAPASDTTGTEFLMGSEGMEEIFGSLNSLRQEIETMRFPLGTRDSPARTCQDLQLSQPDLQDGERITCCLFGLFSVSFRVKATNTNTTRASVTSHLSAGEYWIDPNQGCSRDSFKVFCNFTKGETCLYPRDVDTVKMSSWDKETPGSWYSQFTTGSKFSYVDLNGEPVGVVQLGFLRLLSVQARQNLTYHYHRSVAWGDRSAKNNHKRALHFRGANEEELSYETSPYIKALVDGCSYRKGFDRTVLEINTPQVEHLPLLDIKVSDFGESNQQFGFEVGPVCFQG; encoded by the exons ATGGGTGAGCGTGGGCACCCTGGACCtccaggtcctccaggagagcaggGACTTTCTGGTCCGTCAGGAAAGGAGGGCACCAAGGGAGACCCCGGACCTCCAGGAGGCCCTGGTAAAGATGGGCCTCCTGGTCTGAGAGGATTCCCTGGAGAGAGAGGACTTCCTGGAACCCCT GGTGGTGGAGGACTGAAGGGAAGCGAAGGACCTGCTGGACCTcctggacctgct GGTTCTCCTGGTGAGAGAGGTTCTGCTGGAACCACTGGACCTGTGGGACCTCCTGGCAGACCAGGTCCTCAAGGACCACCAGGACAAGCTGGAGAGAAGGGCGTTCCA GGCGAGAAAGGCCCCATTGGCCCAGCAGGGCGGGATGGAGTCCAGGGTCCAGTGGGTCTGCCCGGCCCTGCTGGATCacctggagtacctggagaggaTGGAGATAAG GGTGAAGTTGGAGAACACGGTCAGAAGGGAGCCAAGGGGGGGAAAGGAGAGCAT GGTCCTCCTGGTCCACCTGGCCCAAACGGTCCAGTTGGCCAACCCGGTCCTGCT ggggcagATGGAGAGCTGGGACCAAGGGGGCAGCAGGGACCTTTTGGAGCTAAAGGTGACGAAGGAACTCGAGGATTCCCGGGAGCTCCGGGACCTATCGGACTTCAG ggcctgcCTGGACCATCGGGTGAGAAGGGAGAGACCGGAGACATTGGGCCATTG GGTCCTCCTGGACCTCCGGGACCCCGCGGACCTGCTGGACCCAACGGAGCCGAC GGACCTCAAGGTCCTCCTGGTGGTTTGGGTAATCCTGGACCTCTTGGAGAGAAG GGAGAGCCTGGTGAGGCGGGAGCACCTGGAGTTGTTGGAGAACCAGGAAAGAAG GGTCTTCGTGGAGAACGCGGAGAGAAGGGAGAAGCTGGACAACCTGGAACTGCTGGACCTGCTGGAGGACGAGGACGACCTGGAGATGATGGACCCAAAGGAAACCCA GGCCCAGTTGGTTCCCCTGGAGACCCTGGTGCTCCTGGTGAGGTTGGACCCAGA GGTCAAGATGGCGCcaaaggagagagaggagaggacgGTGAAGCAGGAGAGTCG GGTTCTCCAGGACCTCCCGGTGAGAACGGACCACCTGGTCCTCCAGGAAAAAGG ggacctgctgggaccAGAGGACCGGAGGGCCGACAAGGAGAGAAGGGAACCAAA GGGGATCCAGGTGCCGTCGGGCCCCCAGGGAAGACCGGCCCTGTTGGTCCTCAGGGTCAGCCGGGAAAACCGGGAACAGAAGGTCTCAGAGGACTTCCAGGATCAGTG GGAGAGCAAGGATCTCCAGGATCTGCTGGACAGACGGGCCCACCTGGACCTATC GGACCTCCCGGTCTACCTGGCCTGCGTGGAGATCCtggtgcaaagggtgagaagggtCACCAGGGTCTCATCGGTCTGATCGGACCTtcaggagagcagggagagaaagGAGACCGGGGCATGCCTGGGCCTCATGGATCCACCGGACCTAAAGGAGAACCT GGGATGGCTGGAGGTACTGGacctctgggtcctgctggtcctccTGGGCTTCCT GGTCCGCAAGGTGTCAAAGGAGCAAAGGGCTCCAGT GGAGGAGCAGGTCCAAAGGGAGAGAAGGGTGTGCAAGGACCTCCTGGGCCTCCT GGTCCCCCAGGCGAGGCCATTCAGCCTCTGCCCATTCTGAGGAGTCCCAAGACTAAACGCTCCATCGATGCCAGCCAGCTGCTGCCTGAGTTCGACCCCGATGCGCCAGCCTCCGACACCACTGGTACGGAGTTCCTGATGGGCAGTGAAGGCATGGAGGAGATCTTCGGATCCCTGAACTCGCTAAGGCAGGAGATCGAGACGATGCGTTTCCCTCTGGGGACTCGGGACAGTCCGGCTCGCACCTGCCAGGACCTGCAGCTCAGCCAGCCGGACCTCCAGGATGGTGAGAGGATCACATGCTGCTTATTCGGGTTGTTTTCGGTTTCCTTTAGAGTAAAAGCCACCAACACAAACACCACCAGAGCTTCTGTAACTTCTCACCTTTCTGCAGGAGAGTACTGGATTGACCCAAACCAAGGCTGCTCCAGAGACTCCTTCAAGGTCTTCTGTAATTTCACTAAAGGAGAGACGTGTCTGTACCCCAGAGACGTCGACACG GTGAAGATGAGCTCCTGGGACAAGGAGACTCCAGGGTCGTGGTACAGTCAGTTCACCACTGGTAGCAAG TTCTCCTACGTGGATTTGAACGGCGAGCCCGTGGGCGTGGTCCAGCTGGGCTTCCTGCGCCTCCTGAGCGTCCAGGCCCGTCAGAACCTCACCTACCACTACCACCGCTCCGTGGCCTGGGGCGACCGAAGCGCCAAGAACAACCACAAGAGGGCGCTGCACTTCAGAGGCGCCAACGAGGAAGAGCTGAGCTACGAGACCAGCCCTTACATCAAAGCCTTGGTGGACGGCTGCTCC TACCGGAAAGGCTTCGACAGGACGGTCCTGGAGATCAACACGCCTCAGGTGGAGCACCTCCCTCTGCTGGACATCAAGGTGTCAGACTTTGGGGAGAGCAACCAGCAGTTTGGGTTTGAAGTTGGACCTGTCTGTTTCCAaggctga
- the LOC139064282 gene encoding uncharacterized protein: MAALEKEGLLQPPFSDSSDLPLKQDMEDGQTVKAATSVPVGAAPERPSVPDEQDALSRQTPFTGESLSTTSSAASMENARLRLRLARMKYEAEEKSRLQQIELEIRRCEIEAETKLKLKRMELEYQARGGVSSTTNYEHERSMDKQRNECDISKCLVLVPTFRESEVDSYFATFERLAAALDWPQEVWSTMLQCKLTGKAQEVIASLSLSDSMDYNKVKAAVLVAYELVPEAYRQKFRSQNVKLSTQTYVEFSREKALMFEKWILASKVETLQDLKELILLEEFKKCLPERLALYLNERQVSSLSSAALLADEFVLTHRVGGVHQGESARPVSVTPFRNSPSPPRPQKPRCYYCHLVGHVARDCVILKRRNEKRGSAAQPVGFVSKSGENNRGFGPFMSEGQVSLTESCEKLTPVKILRDTGASQTLISQKALPFDDLSSTGSSVLLAGVNAVPVSRPLHRIYLRSGLFTGLCDVAVCPSLPVEGVALLLGNDLAGGAVIPPPVVKENIAPGECEETPAGVLPTCVCTRSQAKRAHEILDLSSLFDDSQSDVLNPAETTSSTHLVTNEVLSNMFPLSPASLEAEQRSDKSLTDCFEHVGKKINGTTGYVIKNDVFLRNWCKPVAKNITDRRRKICVPNVNMLERYLSPQTTAQPPGEAAVCAAAAITPVLAEVTQTHLVAPELPLCSIYLDNIVTHTSSWDDLLALENPVTHLEPTSLTTNLATHCFYKKVAAVVATLTFLLSPKVPFVLDVGAQASCDGCKHMKPPPERNRECHR; encoded by the coding sequence ATGGCCGCGTTGGAAAAGGAAGGTTTGTTACAACCTCCTTTCAGTGACTCTTCTGATTTGCCCCTGAAACAGGACATGGAGGATGGACAGACTGTGAAAGCTGCTACTTCCGTTCCTGTGGGTGCTGCACCCGAGCGCCCTTCTGTCCCAGATGAACAGGACGCTCTTTCGCGGCAGACGCCGTTCACAGGAGAGAGTTTATCCACCACTTCCTCTGCTGCTAGTATGGAGAATGCACGTCTTCGTCTCAGGCTGGCCCGCATGAAGTATGAGGCTGAGGAAAAGTCCCGATTGCAGCAAATCGAACTGGAGATCCGCCGCTGTGAGATCGAGGCTGAAACAAAGTTAAAACTGAAACGTATGGAGTTGGAATACCAAGCAAGAGGAGGTGTTTCTTCTACTACAAACTATGAGCACGAGAGGTCCATGGACAAACAGAGAAACGAGTGTGACATCAGCAAGTGCCTTGTTCTGGTGCCGACTTTCCGGGAGAGCGAGGTTGACAGCTACTTCGCTACATTCGAGCGTCTGGCTGCCGCTTTAGACTGGCCCCAAGAGGTGTGGTCCACTATGCTGCAGTGTAAGTTAACCGGAAAGGCTCAAGAGGTAATTGCTTCTCTTTCTTTATCTGACAgcatggattataataaagtgaaagctgctgttcttgttgcttatgagttggttcctgaagcctatcgtcagaagttccggtcacagaatgtaaaactctccacgcaaacttatgttgagttctccagagaaaaagctctgatgtttgagaaatggatccttgcctcaaaggttgaaactctacaggatcttaaagagctaattctcctggaggaatttaagaagtgtttgccagagaggttggcattatatttaaatgaaagacaagtctcttctctctcctcagccGCCCTACTGGCGGATGAGTTTGTGTTGACGCACCGTGTTGGTGGTGTTCATCAGGGTGAATCTGCTCGCCCTGTGTCAGTAACACCTTTTAGaaactctccttctcctcctcgtcctcaGAAACCTCGCTGTTATTATTGCCACCTGGTGGGGCATGTCGCGAGGGATTGTGTAATCCTCAAGCGGAGGAATGAAAAAAGAGGGTCTGCTGCGCAGCCCGTGGGTTTTGTCTCCAAGTCGGGAGAAAATAACCGTGGTTTTGGTCCTTTCATGTCAGAAGGACAAGTGTCTCTTACAGAAAGCTGTGAAAAGCTGACCCCTGTTAAGATTTTAAGAGACACTGGGGCTTCTCAGACGTTAATTTCACAGAAAGCGTTGCCATTTGATGACTTGAGCTCTACCGGCTCTTCCGTGTTGTTGGCTGGAGTAAATGCTGTGCCTGTTTCTCGCCCGCTTCACAGGATTTACTTAAGGAGTGGACTCTTTACTGGGTTGTGTGACGTAGCAGTCTGCCCTTCCTTGCCTGTGGAAGGTGTAGCTCTTCTTTTAGGGaacgacttggctggaggtgcggtcattcctcccccagtggtgaaagagaacatcgcacccggagagtgtgaggagactcccgcaggagtgctccccacttgtgtgtgtacccgatctcaagctaagagagcgcatgagattttggatctctccagtttgtttgacgattcgcagagtgatgttcttaatcccgctgaaacaacttcttccactcatctggtcacaaatgaagtgttgtccaacatgtttccgctaagtccggcttctttggaggcggaacaacggtctgataaatctctgaccgactgctttgagcatgtgggaaagaaaataaatggaacTACTGGTTATGTTATTAAAAATGATGTGTTTCTGAGAAATTGGTGTAAACCAGTAGCTAAAAACATCACAGACCGTCGCAGGAAAATTTGTGTTCCTAATGTTAACATGTTAGAAAGATATCTGTCTCCTCAGACTACTGCACAACCACCCGGTGAGGCCGCGGTGTGCGCAGCCGCTGCCATCACTCCAGTTCTGGCTGAGGTTACCCAAACCCATCTAGTGGCGCCAGAACTTCCTTTGTGCAGCATTTATCTGGATAACATAGTTACTCACACTTCCTCCTGGGATGACctgttggctttggaaaatcctgttACTCATCTGGAACCGACCAGCTTAACCACGAACCTCGCAACTCATTGTTTTTATAAGAAAGTTGCTGCTGTGGTAGCTACACTAACATTTTTACTGTCTCCAAAGGTCCCGTTTGTATTGGATGTTGGTGCTCAAGCGTCCTGTGATGGCTGCAAACACATGAAGCCGCCACCGGAAAGGAACCGAGAATGTCATCGCTGA